TACTCCATCGCCAACGGCATCGCCTTCGGTTTCATCGCCTGGACCGCCATCAAGCTGCTTTCGGGCCGCTACCGTGAGCTGAACCCGGCGCTGGTGATTCTGTCGATTCTGTTTGTGATCAAGCTGGGCTGGTTCAACGCATGACTTTTGACGCCGCACACTACACCGCGCAACTGCAAGACAAGGTCACGCGCCTGCGTGACCTGCTGGCACCGTTCGACGCGCCCGAACCGCAGGTATTCGACTCGCCCCTGCAGCACTTTCGCCTGCGGGCGGAGTTCCGCCTGTGGCGCGAAGCCGGCGAGCGCCACTACGCGATGTTTTCCCAGGACGACAAGCGCACGCCGATCCTGATCGAAGAGTTCCCCATCGCCAGCCAGCGCATCAACCAATTGATGCCGCAGCTCAAGGCCGCCTGGCAGGCCAGCGCCGCCCTGAGCCACAAGCTGTTCCAGGTGGAGTTCCTCACCACACTGGCGGGCGACGCAATGATCACCCTGTGCTATCACCGCCCGCTGGATGAGCATTGGCACACGGCGGCGAACAAACTCGCGGCCGACCTGAACGTGAGCATCATCGGCCGCTCCAAGGGCAAGCGCGATGTGATCGGCCACGACTACGTGGTGGAAAAACTCGAGGTTGGCGGGCGCACCTTCAGCTACCGCCAACCTGAAGGCGCGTTCACCCAGCCCAACGGCACGGTAAACCAGAAGATGCTCAACTGGGCCTACGAAGCGTTGGGCGAGCGCCCGGATGACTTGCTGGAGCTGTATTGCGGCAACGGCAACTTCACCCTGCCGCTGGCGACCCGCGTACGCAAAGTGCTGGCCACCGAAATCAGCAAGACTTCGGTCAACGCAGCCTTGAGCAACCTTGATGAAAACGCGGTGGGTAACGTCAACCTGGTGCGCCTCTCCGCCGAAGAACTCACCGAAGCGCTCAACGACGTGCGCCCCTTCCGGCGCTTGCACGGCATCGACCTGAAGAGTTACGAGTTCGGTAGCGTATTCGTCGACCCGCCACGCGCCGGCATGGACCCGGACACCTGCGAACTGACCCGACGCTTCGACAACATCCTGTACATCTCCTGCAACCCGCAAACCTTGGCGGCGAACGTCGCGCAACTGCATGACACGCACCGCATTACCCGCTGTGCGCTGTTTGACCAGTTCCCATGGACGCACCATATGGAATCCGGGGTGTTGCTGACCCGGCGATAAACCCGACGCACACCGCCGCCCGACATGTGAGAGCGGCGCTGTTCCGGCGGCTGATTAAAGGTTCGATAATCGAACACATCCGCCGCCTTTAATTGACCAAATTAACCATTCAGTACATTTTATCCCCACAACGAACAAGACCTGTGGAGATACATCTGATGCCGCCTATCGTGCTGGTGCTCAACGGCCCCAACCTCAACCTGCTCGGCACCCGCGAGCCCGCCACCTATGGCCACGAAACCCTGGCCGACGTCGCCGCCCTGTGCGGGCGCAGCGCCGAGAAACTCGGGCTGAAGATCGAATTTCGCCAGACCAACCACGAAGGTGAATTGCTCGACTGGATCCACGGCGCCCGCGAACGTTGCGCCGGCATCGTGATCAACCCGGCGGCCTGGACCCACACCTCGGTAGCGATCCGCGATGCGCTGGTGGCCAGTGAAGTGCCGGTGATCGAAGTGCATTTATCCAACGTGCATGCACGTGAGGCGTTTCGTCATCACTCGTTCGTGTCGCCCATCGCCAAGGCAGTGCTCGCAGGCTTTGGCAGCCATGGTTACCACCTGGCCCTGGAACATTTCAGCCGGTTGCTCAAGGGTTCAGCTCAATGAAATCGCGCATCCTCGCCGGCCTGATCGGCGCCGGTATCCAAGCCTCCCGCACCCCAGCCCTGCATGAACAGGAAGGCGACGCCCAAGGCTTGCGTTACCTGTACCGTCTCATCGACCTTGAGCCCCTGGGCCTGGACATCAACGCCCTGCCCGACCTCCTACGCGCCGCCGAGCAGATGCACTTTACCGGGCTGAACATTACCTACCCGTGCAAACAGGCGATCCTGCCGTTGCTCGATGAACTGTCCGACGAAGCCAGGGGCATTGGCGCGGTGAATACGGTGGTGTTCAAAGACGGCAAACGCATCGGCCACAACACCGATTGCCTGGGGTTTGCTGAAGGGTTTCGACGCAACCTGAGTGATGCGCCGCGCCGGCGCGTGGTGCAGATGGGCGCCGGTGGCGCGGGCGCGGCGGTGGCCCATGCACTGCTGGCCGAAGGCGTGGAGCACTTGAGTATTTTTGACGTGGATGCCCAGCGTGCCCGCGAGCTTGTGGATAACCTCGCCCAGCGTTTCGGCAGCGGCCGCGCGCAAGTGGGTCAGGATTTGGAAAACGCCCTGGCCGAGGCGGATGGCCTGGTCAACACCACGCCAATGGGCATGGCCAAACTGCCCGGTATGCCGGTGCCGGCAGCCTTCTTGCGGGCGCAATTGTGGGTTGCGGAAATCGTGTATTTCCCACTCGAAACCGAACTGCTGCGCAACGCCCGCGCCCTGGGTTGCCGCA
This region of Pseudomonas asgharzadehiana genomic DNA includes:
- the trmA gene encoding tRNA (uridine(54)-C5)-methyltransferase TrmA → MTFDAAHYTAQLQDKVTRLRDLLAPFDAPEPQVFDSPLQHFRLRAEFRLWREAGERHYAMFSQDDKRTPILIEEFPIASQRINQLMPQLKAAWQASAALSHKLFQVEFLTTLAGDAMITLCYHRPLDEHWHTAANKLAADLNVSIIGRSKGKRDVIGHDYVVEKLEVGGRTFSYRQPEGAFTQPNGTVNQKMLNWAYEALGERPDDLLELYCGNGNFTLPLATRVRKVLATEISKTSVNAALSNLDENAVGNVNLVRLSAEELTEALNDVRPFRRLHGIDLKSYEFGSVFVDPPRAGMDPDTCELTRRFDNILYISCNPQTLAANVAQLHDTHRITRCALFDQFPWTHHMESGVLLTRR
- a CDS encoding shikimate dehydrogenase — encoded protein: MKSRILAGLIGAGIQASRTPALHEQEGDAQGLRYLYRLIDLEPLGLDINALPDLLRAAEQMHFTGLNITYPCKQAILPLLDELSDEARGIGAVNTVVFKDGKRIGHNTDCLGFAEGFRRNLSDAPRRRVVQMGAGGAGAAVAHALLAEGVEHLSIFDVDAQRARELVDNLAQRFGSGRAQVGQDLENALAEADGLVNTTPMGMAKLPGMPVPAAFLRAQLWVAEIVYFPLETELLRNARALGCRTLDGGNMAVFQAVKAFELFSGEVADAQRMLAHFKSMNT
- the aroQ gene encoding type II 3-dehydroquinate dehydratase, with the protein product MPPIVLVLNGPNLNLLGTREPATYGHETLADVAALCGRSAEKLGLKIEFRQTNHEGELLDWIHGARERCAGIVINPAAWTHTSVAIRDALVASEVPVIEVHLSNVHAREAFRHHSFVSPIAKAVLAGFGSHGYHLALEHFSRLLKGSAQ